The Hydrogenobacter thermophilus TK-6 genome window below encodes:
- a CDS encoding UvrD-helicase domain-containing protein translates to MVEKIIGPPGTGKTTQVVKRTAELVGRGEVRTDKICATSLTRATKWALLGKFRSKGVNIGEENIRTLHSWAYKSFLKDGKKPRIVSQKEIAEFFKNKGFEYEIPDTSGQENEYAVYETGKDGNRLLQMFNLARITWDGEAPLRHTKMVYKQVEQDCPVSFRTFVLLFKDYINWLRDNDLYDYTRLLTEAFKGGLSIQGDLLILDEFQDLGNLHNLIVKRWFENFKYVLVCGDDDQAIFTFAGATPTHLINLRGDREYVLPVSYRLPRGVHELAEGVISANKQRIPKTFKPRDETGRVDTLFSLEDALALLQNGEKKSLLLARNNYFVEQWKEILDSYNIPYKEIGKHVPIPALATHLRTLKRIKEGKPVDDKDIITLIAYLKGAIRKLTGKKQIRTHLIAEIGECIKKRQWTGTAGQVAYWILTRSPEELFTEHDAKVIKKWEKRVEDLHKWLNPAIQVGTIHSAKGLEADRVILDTRITKKVVETFMQEPEAERRVLYVGITRAKEELYLLRLAKSYTYEHLGLL, encoded by the coding sequence GTGGTAGAGAAGATAATAGGCCCTCCAGGAACTGGGAAAACGACGCAGGTGGTAAAAAGAACTGCAGAACTTGTAGGCCGCGGTGAGGTCAGGACTGATAAAATATGCGCTACTTCGCTGACAAGAGCCACAAAGTGGGCTCTCTTAGGAAAATTTCGCTCTAAGGGGGTCAACATAGGCGAGGAGAACATAAGAACGCTTCACTCTTGGGCATACAAGAGCTTTCTAAAAGATGGAAAGAAGCCACGCATCGTAAGTCAGAAAGAAATAGCTGAGTTTTTTAAAAACAAAGGTTTTGAGTATGAAATTCCTGACACAAGTGGGCAGGAAAACGAATATGCGGTTTATGAAACGGGGAAAGATGGAAACAGGCTTTTACAGATGTTTAATTTGGCGAGGATTACATGGGATGGGGAAGCCCCTTTAAGGCACACAAAGATGGTTTATAAACAGGTGGAGCAAGATTGTCCTGTTTCTTTCAGGACTTTTGTTTTGCTCTTTAAAGACTATATAAACTGGCTTAGGGACAACGATTTGTATGACTATACAAGACTACTGACGGAAGCCTTCAAGGGGGGTCTCTCTATTCAGGGGGACCTCCTCATACTTGATGAGTTTCAAGACCTCGGGAACCTGCACAACCTAATCGTAAAACGGTGGTTTGAGAACTTCAAATATGTCCTTGTGTGCGGCGATGACGACCAAGCCATCTTTACCTTTGCAGGCGCAACTCCAACCCACCTGATAAACCTACGGGGGGATAGAGAGTATGTCCTGCCTGTAAGCTATAGGCTACCAAGGGGAGTACATGAATTGGCTGAAGGGGTAATTAGTGCTAACAAGCAAAGAATACCGAAAACATTTAAGCCGAGGGATGAGACTGGAAGGGTCGACACACTTTTTAGCCTGGAAGACGCACTTGCCTTATTGCAGAATGGTGAAAAGAAAAGCCTTCTCCTTGCACGAAATAACTACTTTGTAGAACAGTGGAAGGAGATTTTGGATAGCTACAATATTCCTTATAAGGAAATTGGGAAACATGTTCCCATTCCCGCTCTCGCTACACATCTAAGAACGCTTAAAAGGATTAAGGAAGGCAAACCCGTTGACGACAAAGACATAATAACTCTTATTGCTTACCTGAAGGGGGCTATAAGAAAGCTAACGGGTAAAAAGCAGATAAGGACACACTTAATAGCGGAGATAGGAGAGTGTATAAAGAAGAGACAGTGGACAGGCACAGCGGGACAGGTAGCATACTGGATACTAACGCGTTCGCCTGAGGAACTGTTTACGGAACACGACGCCAAAGTAATAAAAAAATGGGAGAAAAGGGTGGAAGACCTCCATAAATGGCTAAACCCTGCTATACAGGTTGGGACAATACACAGCGCTAAGGGGCTGGAGGCGGACAGGGTGATTTTAGATACACGCATAACAAAAAAGGTAGTTGAAACCTTTATGCAGGAACCTGAGGCAGAAAGGAGAGTGCTTTATGTGGGTATAACAAGAGCTAAAGAGGAATTATACCTTCTACGGCTTGC